A DNA window from Augochlora pura isolate Apur16 chromosome 9, APUR_v2.2.1, whole genome shotgun sequence contains the following coding sequences:
- the LOC144475000 gene encoding uncharacterized protein LOC144475000, with protein MDTNQTPLSPPASPQFKHVEPLQSSFSVAALLGDKLLQKAETTRLNSKKDDDAGSRPDLPPTPQPSDSEEDEPLRKRRCTEQCELVKLLLDGTPPPSPEPARVSVIMRANRDGTYSPANLTPKTTVPIPQLVPREARIDPQSSPQSEPIARQSTVEPENVLKSLKFKMSLRKEEIIVNNKNTDRETSQPKLHLLAPKPAPIMVTGLLGSPLVLPRAPLLLVTASATTATNISTPESTARRRVYECEHPGCRKNYFKSSHLKAHTRTHTGERPFSCPYEDCNRRFSRSDELSRHKRTHTGEKKFACTVCQRRFMRSDHLAKHVKRHARDRSSSAGANGVQTSVAQVTSAPLRVSLLPVLAPRLAQPAQQIVPPQLAA; from the exons atggataCGAACCAAACGCCTCTGTCGCCGCCGGCCTCACCCCAATTCAAACAT GTAGAGCCTTTGCAATCGTCGTTCAGCGTCGCGGCACTTCTTGGGGACAAGCTTTTGCAGAAAGCTGAGACCACTCGATTGAATTCGAAAAAAGACGACGATGCGGGTTCGCGGCCGGATCTGCCGCCCACGCCGCAACCGTCTGATTCGGAAGAAGACGAGCCCCTACGAAAACGACGGTGTACGGAGCAATGCGAATTGGTGAAG CTGCTGCTAGATGGTACGCCGCCGCCGAGTCCAGAGCCTGCCCGAGTATCGGTGATAATGCGTGCGAATCGAGATGGTACCTACAGTCCAGCCAACTTAACGCCAAAAACAACCGTCCCGATTCCGCAATTGGTCCCGCGCGAGGCCCGGATCGATCCACAGTCCAGTCCCCAGTCGGAACCAATCGCTCGTCAAAGCACCGTGGAACCGGAGAATGTTTTGAAGAGCCTCAAGTTCAAAATGAGCTTGCGGAAGGAGGAGATCATCGTGAACAATAAAAACACGGACCGAGAAACTTCTCAGCCCAAGTTGCACCTTCTGGCACCGAAACCAGCACCAATTATGGTAACTGGACTCCTGGGATCCCCCTTGGTACTACCGCGAGCACCACTACTGCTAGTAACCGCTTCCGCGACCACCGCTACAAACATCTCGACCCCAGAATCAACCGCACGACGTCGCGTCTACGAATGCGAGCATCCAGGTTGTcgcaagaattatttcaaatcgtcGCATTTGAAGGCCCACACGAGGACTCACACGGGAGAACGACCGTTTTCCTGCCCCTACGAAGACTGTAACCGTCGGTTCTCCAGAAGCGACGAACTATCGAGACACAAGCGTACTCACACCGGCGAGAAGAAGTTTGCTTGCACGGTATGCCAGAGAAGATTCATGAGAAGCGATCATTTGGCGAAACACGTGAAACGACATGCCAGAGACAGGTCATCGTCGGCGGGAGCCAACGGCGTTCAAACATCCGTCGCGCAGGTGACATCTGCGCCGTTGCGGGTGAGCCTGTTGCCAGTTTTGGCGCCCCGACTCGCGCAACCCGCTCAACAAATCGTGCCACCGCAATTGGCAGCTTAG